A single genomic interval of Acetonema longum DSM 6540 harbors:
- a CDS encoding manganese catalase family protein: MWIYEKKLEHPVKISCPDVAFAKLVITQYGGPDGELSASLRYLNQRYSMPFDNAKALLTDIGTEELAHMEMIAALVYKLTEGACPEDYQAAGWGGQYVQHDNGLFWTDANGIPWSAKYIAALGDPITDLVEDMAAEQKARATYEHLIQMTSDPCVKDMLRFLWEREVVHFQRFGEMLNTVQDWQAQKQHLWCGHRPPEEETEED; encoded by the coding sequence ATGTGGATCTATGAAAAGAAGCTGGAGCATCCGGTGAAGATCAGCTGTCCGGATGTGGCCTTTGCTAAATTGGTGATCACCCAGTATGGCGGGCCGGATGGGGAGTTATCGGCTTCACTGCGGTATTTGAATCAGCGCTATTCCATGCCTTTTGACAACGCCAAGGCTCTGCTCACGGATATTGGAACCGAGGAACTGGCTCATATGGAAATGATCGCGGCGTTGGTTTATAAGCTGACCGAAGGCGCCTGCCCGGAAGATTATCAGGCCGCCGGCTGGGGCGGACAGTATGTTCAGCATGATAACGGCTTATTCTGGACCGATGCTAACGGGATTCCCTGGAGCGCCAAATATATTGCGGCTCTGGGCGATCCTATCACCGATTTGGTGGAAGACATGGCGGCCGAGCAAAAAGCCCGCGCCACTTATGAGCATCTTATCCAAATGACTTCTGACCCCTGTGTGAAAGATATGCTGCGGTTTTTATGGGAGAGGGAAGTTGTACATTTTCAGCGATTTGGCGAGATGCTCAACACAGTGCAGGATTGGCAGGCGCAAAAACAACATCTCTGGTGCGGCCACAGACCTCCGGAGGAAGAAACGGAAGAGGACTAA